A window of Fragaria vesca subsp. vesca linkage group LG7, FraVesHawaii_1.0, whole genome shotgun sequence contains these coding sequences:
- the LOC101300678 gene encoding F-box protein CPR30-like: MAESDLPEEVMMSILCWLPVKSLIRFTSVSKRWRFIILSDPQFAASQFEAARQRKTLVPRLIFSTNAPQLESVDVADTASFGHPSTIRLLSLPLEQQRGPPRDVRLLGSCNGLVFVAFDAVSCFYIWNPATGFFKELPEPGFTNGQELMYHGVGYLSATDDYRVFAATYGLRQDRDEDEDEDEGNWVETEEMKMFSSRAHGVILAFDFALEEFRTMRLPDTDDSDYEYGVNFKNVGVSEGCLCVCSKLSERSVNFWVMREYGVDDSWSKLFNFTHGVPDLYGNFLVMGSCTVASNWDMPLHQALVKIDHKQEKEIGTYIIQSSWHNSSLNMFSYEESLLRIND; encoded by the exons ATGGCGGAAAGTGACCTACCTGAAGAAGTTATGATGAGTATTCTGTGTTGGCTGCCTGTGAAATCCTTGATTCGATTCACCTCCGTCTCGAAACGATGGCGTTTCATCATCTTGTCCGACCCCCAATTCGCCGCATCGCAATTCGAAGCAGCTCGTCAGCGGAAAACCCTAGTTCCCCGACTTATCTTCTCCACCAACGCCCCTCAACTCGAATCTGTAGACGTGGCTGATACGGCGTCGTTTGGACACCCTTCCACAATCAGACTCCTGAGCCTCCCTCTCGAGCAACAGAGGGGCCCTCCACGTGACGTCAGGCTACTGGGCTCCTGCAATGGTTTGGTTTTTGTTGCCTTTGATGCTGTTTCCTGCTTTTACATCTGGAACCCAGCAACCGGATTCTTCAAGGAGTTGCCGGAGCCAGGTTTTACCAACGGTCAAGAGCTCATGTATCATGGTGTTGGCTATTTGTCTGCCACAGACGACTACAGAGTTTTCGCAGCCACATATGGGCTTCGTCAGGATAGAGATGAAGATGAAGACGAAGACGAAGGGAATTGGGTAGAGACAGAAGAGATGAAGATGTTCTCCTCCAGAGCTCAC GGTGTAATCCTTGCTTTTGATTTCGCACTTGAAGAGTTCAGGACAATGCGTCTACCTGATACTGACGACTCCGACTATGAATATGGTGTAAATTTTAAGAATGTTGGGGTTTCTGAGGGATGCCTGTGTGTGTGCAGTAAGCTGAGTGAGCGCTCTGTCAATTTCTGGGTCATGAGAGAATATGGTGTGGATGACTCATGGTCTAAGCTCTTTAACTTTACCCATGGCGTTCCTGACCTATACGGAAATTTTTTGGTTATGGGAAGCTGTACAGTTGCCTCCAATTGGGATATGCCTCTCCACCAGGCTTTGGTAAAGATTGATCATAAACAAGAAAAGGAAATCGGCACGTACATAATTCAAAGCAGCTGGCATAACAGCAGCCTTAACATGTTCTCATATGAAGAGAGCCTACTTCGGATTAATGATTAG